The DNA region CAGATCTCGCGATCCGCGACGGATGTCATAACGCTCGCGAATCCGGTCAATTTGTGCGTGGAAGGTCCCGTGAGTGTACAACACGCCCTTCGGTGGCCCGGTGCTGCCGGTCGTGAAGATGATGGCCGCTTGGTCGGAGGATCCAACGGTGGGCAAGACCGACGCGTCCGCAGTCGCCCCCATGTCCGCAATCTGACGCAACGTCTTGCCACCCCACAACCAACGGCGTCCCGTCGTCACGTTCCACTTTGCCGTTGGGAAACGCTTGCGAAGCACTGCGCGAACCAATTGGGCTCTGGGGATCCCAACGAAGCCGTCAACGTTCGACTCACTCAGACAGTCGACCAGGTGTTTTCGCCCAATACCAGGATCGATCAAGACCGCGACCACACCGGCTTTCAACAGCGAGAAAACCAACTCAATAAACGAGGCCCCGAAAGGCACCATCATGGCCAATCGCATCCCAGGTTGGATGCCCCAACGGATCAGTCCTTTGGCGATTTCGTCGCTGCGTTGGTCCAATTGTTCGAACGTCGTCAGATTGTAGGTTCGCAAACCATCGCGACGTGGCGGGCCGCTCGGTTCGGCAATCGCTATCGCCGCTGGGGTCAGCGACCGAATCACCTTCAGCCGCGCTGCGACATTTCCATCCGTTGGTGAGGGGCTCATTGTATTGCCTCGCGAACCTTGCTTGACTCGATGACGGTTTGCAGCATTTGGGTCGCGATCGGGACGTGGCTCGCCCCCTGCAACCCTTTCCACCCGGGAACGCCGTTAACTTCCAACACGCGTGGGGATCCATTGACCGAGTCGATGACGTCAACCGAAGCGATCACCAATCCCATCTCCTGAGTGACACGCCGTGCTAACTCGGACTGTTCGGAAGTCGGCTCAATCGCGACCGTCTTACCGCCTTGCGAATGATTGGTCCGGAAATCCAAGTCGTTTTCTCGACGAGCCGCGATCACATCGTCCCCAATCACCATCAAACGCGTATCACGGCCACCCGGCGGTACGAACGCTTGAATGTAAAACGCCGCATCGAGTTGCTCGAGCGTTGCAAACGTGTACCAGGCCAATTGCGCGTCCTGAATTCGCATCACTCCGCGTCCCTCACCACCAAAGATTGGCTTGACAACGCAATCACCGCCGAGTCGATGGAATGCGGCGACCGCTTCGCTGCGTGATTGAACGACGACCGTTTCAGGGACGGCGTAACCGAGTCGAGCCACGCGAGCGAGCGAGGCAAACTTGTCGATGGCGAGTTCGAGACTGGCAGGCGAATTGATCACGGGAACTCCGGCAGCGCACAGCCCATGCAACACCGCAAGCCGAAAGGTCACCTTCTCCAGCGACCCCGGCGGCATGGTCCGCGTCAAGACCGCATCGAAACGGTCGATCATCTCGGCCGATGAGCCATAGCCGTCACATCCAAGACCGACAACTTCTGGGGGCGTGGCAACACAAGCAAACAACGACTCGTAGTCGCTAAAGTGCAATTCGCAACCAAGCGTTTCGGCAGCCATCTTCAACTGGTTGGCGTGCCAACCATCGCCACATCCAAGCACCAAAATTCTGACTTGGTCACTCATGATTGAAACGACCGCAAAAGAATGCTGGTTTCAATGCTGCCGGCACGAAAGGTCCGCCCGCTGCGCAGATTATGGATCGCGATCACCGCCGGGCTAAATAAGAAAGGATCGACCTTGTAAAAGTCGTAATCGTAAGCTTTGAAAATCTCGGCGAAGGGGCGGCCGTGATCCGAGGAGTGGCTACTTGGGACTGCGTTCGCGACCGCATTAACAGCATCATCATCGTGATCGACCCACAACGTGACCGTTGCTCCGTAGAGGATCGCGTCGTTGGTGCGTCCAATCCCTGTCACCGTATCGCTTGGCCTTGCTGGCGGCGGAAGCGGTGCATGGCCGGTCGCTGAAACAACGCTCCGCACGTCAAATTCCAACGCATGTAGTTTATGTAGCGCCGTTTCAATCGATCGAGCGACGACTTGCACGCTGCCCGCGATCGAAGTGCTCGGCGCGATCGCGATTTGCACGTTAGCGGCCGGGACTCCACAATCCTTGGCGATCAATCCGACTGCGGACGTCGTCAACATCTTGTCGGACTCGAGCACCCCCACCACCTGATCGGCGGTCTCGATCAACTGCAAATCGACAAGCATCGGCTCGCGTCCACGGGCCGCACGCATCGGACCACTTCCCATTGCAAAAAAGTCATCGGTCGCCACAGGCCACCCGGCGTACTGACATGCCAAACCGGCGCCAATCGGATGGTCGGTTTGAACAAAGATCGCGTTGGGACTGGCGAACGTAGCGGAATCAGCCGGTACGATCACCACGTCCGCAAGGTCGCCCAGGCACAACCGCGCCAAACCGATTCCTGCGGCCAACGATCCAGCCGTATGGATCCCTGCGTCCAACACGGACGCTCCCGCAACCGTCGAAGCCATCATCCGCTGCCTCGCGGCGTTGCGGCAAAGGTGGTCAAAAAGTTTGCAGGCGAGTAAATTGAACATAGGCAAATGGTCGCCGAGGGAAGTCCGGTTGTCCAGCCGACCGAAATGCTTACCCCTGCCCAAAAACGCAAATATCGATCATCTTGAGGGGCCGGCGAAGTCACACGGCTTTGGACCACCGGCAAGATTCCGTAATCCCCAATCCCGACGTATTGGCGGTTTTCGACTACGTTTTTACGACTATCCCCATTATCCTCTCATGCCGTTAAGCATCGTTCATTATCCGCATCCCACACTGCGGTACCGCAGCAAACCCATTCGTCGCGTTGACCAAGCTCTGCGGGGAATCGCGGACGAGATGCTTGATTTGATGTACCAGTTCAACGGGGTTGGTTTGGCGGCCAATCAAGTGGACTTGCCGCTGCGTTTGTTCGTGGCCAATCCCGCTGGAAAACGTGACGAGGGGGAAGAGCTAATCCTCGTCAATCCCGAACTGCAAATGCCGCGTGGCAACGAATCCGACCAAGAGGGCTGTTTGAGTCTCCCCGGGTTGTACGGGCAGGTGAAACGCCCCAAAGCCATTCGTGTCAGTGCCTATGACTTAAAGGGGAACTCGATCGAACGCAGTGTCGATGGATTCTTGGCTCGAGTGCTGATGCATGAGAACGACCACCTCGACGGAGTGTTGTTCTTTGACCGGATGACCGACGAAGCGAGGCGGGAGCTGATCGACCCACTCGCAGAATTTGAAACCGATTTTCGCTCGCGACAATCAACCGGCGAAATTCCCACGGACGAAGACTTGATCGGCCGATTGGATGAATGGACCGAGCGATATGCCTAAGGATTTAAGCCAACCAGCGGAGTCGAAGCTGCGGATGATCATGATGGGCACCGGCCCGTTCGCGATCCCTTCGTTCGATGCACTTCGCCAAGCAGGTCACGCCATCGAGTTGGTGGTCACTCGGCCGCAGCCAGCGATGAAAAGCCGAAAAAAAACTCCCCCTTCGCCTGTTCGAGATTGGGCAGCCGAACATCAATTCGACTTGTTCGACCCCGCCAGCATCAATGACGATGCAGCGATCGAACACCTGCGCGCGGTATCGGCCGATTTGCTGGTCGTTTGCGACTATGGGCAAATTCTCAAGCCGTCAGCCTTGTCCACTGCATCGCTCGGTGGCATCAATTTGCATGGATCCTTGTTGCCCGCTTACCGAGGCGCCGCTCCGGTTCAACGCTCCATGCTCAGCGGTGATTCGGTGACTGGCGTTTCGGTCATTCATATGACACCCAAACTTGACGGTGGCCCGATCATTGCGACTCGCGAAACCATGATCGCAGACCACGAAACCGCAGGCGAATTGGAGGACCGATTGTCACGGATGGGGGTGGAAGCAACGAACGAAGCGGTCAATCAATTGATCCATTGGGATCGCGATAGCGAAATCGGAGTGGTTCAAGATCCCGCCTTTGCGACCCGTGCACCGCGATTGTCAAAAGCGGAGGGCGAAATCGATTGGAGCCAAACCGCGAGATTGATCGACTGTCACGTGCGTGGCATGCAACCCTGGCCGGTCGGTTACACCTTCGTTCGCGTCGAAGGAAAGGACGATCCGGTTCGCTTGGCGATTAAGCAAGTTCAAATGGTTGGCGAAGTCCCCTCGGACGTTCCCCCCGGGACGATCACCATCGATGGCGGATTGAAGATTGCTGCGCAAGATCGTTGGATCCAGATCGTGAAATTGCAACCTGCAGGAAAGCGAGAAATGGCGGCCGACGAATTTCTCCGAGGTCACCATCCAATCGCCATTGCGCATTGAGCCGTTGCTACGGCTTTCTCTTTACCCTCCCGCTCGCGGAGGCCGTGAATAGAGTTCCGCAAATTATAAATCGAACGTCCCACGTGGTCAAAGAGGGTGGCCATGGGCTGAGCGCAGCGATGCCCATGGATCACCGAATCATCCGGGCGAACGAATCCTCGCGAATCACGTGCCGCGACGATTGCCGTACCAGCGGATATGCATTCGATCGCAGTAATGGAAGCCTCGTGATTGAGTCCATGGACGCAACCAAGCCGCCGATTCATCAATCTCGTGGACTGCCATCCCTTGCGGCATCACCCAAACCTTTTCCGCCGCAGCTTGAAGCGATTCGACCACCTCCAGTAATTCGTTTTGATCCTCCTCGCAATCCACGACGAACTTAAGTTGAAAGTCTTCACTGCGCTCGATCAGCCGCCGCATGACCTCGATCGGCATCCGCCGTTGCTCGTGCCGTTCGCTCCAACGAGCATGCTTGATCGCATCGGGCGCACTGCTGCGAAATTTCGGGCTGATCGACAGCAGGTCGCATTCGACTTCTCGGTCAATCGTTCCCGCGGTTTCAATCGTGACATGATGGCCCGAGGCCCGCAGTGCGACCGACAAATCAACGGATTCGGGGTGCAGCAGAGGCTCACCACCGGTGAACACGACGTGCTCCAGTCCCACTTCGGCTGCTTCTTGCACAAGCGACTCCACCGATCGACGCTCACCTTCGGGATTCCACGATGCATAGGGGGTGTCGCAAAACCAACAACGCAAATTGCAGCCGCTGGTACGAATAAAGAAGCTGGGGGTGCCGGTTAACATCCCCTCACCTTGACGGCTCGTGAACGTTTCGGAGATGCGCAGCGCCACAGCCTCGGCCGAGGTCCCCTTGGTCGATGTTGCCGGAGCAGGTAAAAAATCAGAATTAGGAAGCGGAGAAATCAACTTTGAGCGAATCAGAAAATTTTGCGGGCATTTTGGAAGTCTTCGACAATCCAAGTCCCGCCCGGAACTATACCATCGAGCACCATTGCCCCGAGTTTACCTCGGTGTGCCCCAAAACGGGTCAGCCCGACTATGGGACGGTGGTCTTTACGTACGTACCCGACCAACGCTGCGTCGAGCTGAAAAGCTTGAAGATGTACTTACAGCGTTTTCGCAATGAAGGAATCTTCTACGAAGCGGTTACCAACCGAATCATGGACGACTTTCTCGCCGTCGTAAAGCCGCGTCAGGCGAAAATCGAGACCCGCTGGACGCCGCGCGGTGGGCTCTGCAGCAACATCACGGTTGAGTATCCTGAGCGAGATTGACAGATTTTTTCCGCCTTGGAGAGCAATTTCGGGCCGGTCGTGCCGTACGAAGTTGCTTCCGCATTCCTCTAACCTTTCCCAAATCCACCATGACCATTCCTGTTTTACTGAGCGGATTCGCTGACGAAGCGGCCAATGAAAAACAAGCCATCCAGCAATACTCCGCATTCGCTGCGCTCGGATTGAAGTATTACTCGATTCGTTTCATCGATGCAGGCGAAGGAATCAAAAACGTGATGGCACTCAGCGAATCGGAGATCGAGCACCTTGTCAAACTGCAGGGCGATTACGGATTGCAGGTCAGCAGCATCGGTTCACCAATCGGCAAAGTCAAACTGAAGGATATCGACGACGGCACCAGCAACAAGTACGTTCCGTTCGAGGAGTATCTGAAGTCAGACGTCCAAACCGCGTGTGATCGTGCCGAAGCGTTTGGGGCCAAGTTGATCCGAGGGTTCGCATTCTATCATCCCAAGGGAACGAAACCCGAAGATCATATCGACCAAGTCGCAGATCAATTAGGACAAATCGCCGAGGTCTGTGACCAACGCGGGTTGACATTCGGTCTCGAAGTCGAGGCCAACTTGGTAGGCCAAACAGGCCCCTTGCTTGAGGCGATCGCCACGAAAGTCAACCATCCCGCGATGCTGACGATTTTTGACGGAGCAAACATCGTCACGCAAGGCTTTACACCGGACGAGACCTACGGTCAGTATTTGGCGATGAAACCGAGTCTTGGATGGGTCCACATCAAGGACTACCACGACCCCTCGCCGACCGCTCGAATCGAACATGTCGATGAAGCGAGCCTGAGTAATTTTGTGCCCGCCGATCGTGGAGACAGTGGCCACGAAGCGATCCTCCGTGACATGAAGGACTTGCTGCCCGAGTTGAACCAACGAATGGTGTCACGTGGAGCCGCAGGGGTCTTCATGGATTTGGAACCCCATGTCAAAGGTGGAGGCCAGTTCGGCGGTTTCAGCGGCCCCGATGGTTTTGGCGTCGCACTTCGAGGCCTCTGCCGAGTTCTCGATTATGTCGGCATCCCGTACGAGCTGAGAAGTTTTGAGAACATCAAAGGCTGGGCGTAGCCAAGGGACCGCTTCCAAGTCGTTTCCGCTTCCCCCGCGAGACGGCAGAGGGACCATTGAGCGTTCAATAAGCGTCTGTGAATGATGGAACGCACGCCTGCCGAATGGCATGGGTACCTCCACCTCTCCACTCTGGCTCCCTTCTCCCCCGATTTTCGGAGGTCGTGCAGTTTTTAAGTTGTTGATTGAAAAAGACTTACAAGATTTACCTCTCTCTGGGAGAGGTCGAGCCTAAGCGAGGGAGAGGGAAAACGGGCTGCGATTACAACATGAAATTCCAGCACGGTTTCTATACCGGCCCTCCCCTTCGCTGCGCTCGACCCCTCCCGCTGCGCGGGCAGGGGTGGTTGGATACCTAAACACTTCAGCAGTCACAACTTAAAAACTGCACGACCTCTTTCGGTGGGAGAAGGGTTGGGGATGAGTGGGTGGCGGCAGCGTGATCGCGACAAAAAGCCGGTCCGCAATCCGTGTGAGGGACACGTGAGGTGATCTGCGTCGAACCCGGATTGTTGATGGATTCATGAAAACGCATCGTAAGCACTTTCCCGTGTTTGGTTTACAGCAGTGAGTCGAGAAACAGTCTGCGCACGTTGGTGCAACGGATTTAGCCAGCATTTCTTAACCGATGCCGCCTCAAACGCGCGTCTAACTTTGGAAATGGGATAAATCAAAGATAAAGACCATGGATATGGTCAAAGATGACAGCCGGGCGTGACGGCGAAGCGAAACCCCCCGGAAACGTGTTCCTTCATCAAACCCTCGACCACGTGCGTGGTCGCAGCGGGTAGCCGGGGGTGAGAGCGAAGCGAAAACCCCCGGAAACGTGTTCCCTCATCAAACCCTCGACCACGACGTGGTCGCAGATTCCGGCGTGGTTCCGCGATGACCACGACGTGGTCACTGCAACTGGGCACTCTCGAAGTTGGGTCTTCTCGAAGGGCGGTACACCAACTTGCACCACCAAAGCTCCAGTCTAGTGGACCGTCATGGTTAAAACTGCGAGTTGGGACGTAGTGGACTTCGCCAGAAGTCCCTAAGAACATTTGAGTTACGGATTTCTGGCGAAATCCACTACCCTAAAAGCTAATGCTGACGGTCCACTAGAGCAATCGTCCGTCTTGCAACTCGCGGCGCTGCTGGAGTGCCGCCGCTAAGGTTTCGCTGTGAGTCACCGCAATCAGGATGACGCCACTTTCACTTTGCAGTGACAACAACAACTCGGTCACCGCGTCCGCCGTTCGGCGGTCAAGGTTACCTGTCGGCTCGTCCGCCAAGATCAACGAGGGCTGCATCACCAACGCCCGCGCGATCGCGACCCGCTCTCGTTCCCCACCCGATAACTCGCTCGGT from Novipirellula artificiosorum includes:
- a CDS encoding ATP-grasp domain-containing protein, which translates into the protein MSDQVRILVLGCGDGWHANQLKMAAETLGCELHFSDYESLFACVATPPEVVGLGCDGYGSSAEMIDRFDAVLTRTMPPGSLEKVTFRLAVLHGLCAAGVPVINSPASLELAIDKFASLARVARLGYAVPETVVVQSRSEAVAAFHRLGGDCVVKPIFGGEGRGVMRIQDAQLAWYTFATLEQLDAAFYIQAFVPPGGRDTRLMVIGDDVIAARRENDLDFRTNHSQGGKTVAIEPTSEQSELARRVTQEMGLVIASVDVIDSVNGSPRVLEVNGVPGWKGLQGASHVPIATQMLQTVIESSKVREAIQ
- the mch gene encoding methenyltetrahydromethanopterin cyclohydrolase — its product is MFNLLACKLFDHLCRNAARQRMMASTVAGASVLDAGIHTAGSLAAGIGLARLCLGDLADVVIVPADSATFASPNAIFVQTDHPIGAGLACQYAGWPVATDDFFAMGSGPMRAARGREPMLVDLQLIETADQVVGVLESDKMLTTSAVGLIAKDCGVPAANVQIAIAPSTSIAGSVQVVARSIETALHKLHALEFDVRSVVSATGHAPLPPPARPSDTVTGIGRTNDAILYGATVTLWVDHDDDAVNAVANAVPSSHSSDHGRPFAEIFKAYDYDFYKVDPFLFSPAVIAIHNLRSGRTFRAGSIETSILLRSFQS
- the def gene encoding peptide deformylase; this translates as MPLSIVHYPHPTLRYRSKPIRRVDQALRGIADEMLDLMYQFNGVGLAANQVDLPLRLFVANPAGKRDEGEELILVNPELQMPRGNESDQEGCLSLPGLYGQVKRPKAIRVSAYDLKGNSIERSVDGFLARVLMHENDHLDGVLFFDRMTDEARRELIDPLAEFETDFRSRQSTGEIPTDEDLIGRLDEWTERYA
- a CDS encoding methionyl-tRNA formyltransferase; this encodes MPKDLSQPAESKLRMIMMGTGPFAIPSFDALRQAGHAIELVVTRPQPAMKSRKKTPPSPVRDWAAEHQFDLFDPASINDDAAIEHLRAVSADLLVVCDYGQILKPSALSTASLGGINLHGSLLPAYRGAAPVQRSMLSGDSVTGVSVIHMTPKLDGGPIIATRETMIADHETAGELEDRLSRMGVEATNEAVNQLIHWDRDSEIGVVQDPAFATRAPRLSKAEGEIDWSQTARLIDCHVRGMQPWPVGYTFVRVEGKDDPVRLAIKQVQMVGEVPSDVPPGTITIDGGLKIAAQDRWIQIVKLQPAGKREMAADEFLRGHHPIAIAH
- a CDS encoding 7-carboxy-7-deazaguanine synthase QueE, with the protein product MLTGTPSFFIRTSGCNLRCWFCDTPYASWNPEGERRSVESLVQEAAEVGLEHVVFTGGEPLLHPESVDLSVALRASGHHVTIETAGTIDREVECDLLSISPKFRSSAPDAIKHARWSERHEQRRMPIEVMRRLIERSEDFQLKFVVDCEEDQNELLEVVESLQAAAEKVWVMPQGMAVHEIDESAAWLRPWTQSRGFHYCDRMHIRWYGNRRGT
- the queF gene encoding preQ(1) synthase, which codes for MSESENFAGILEVFDNPSPARNYTIEHHCPEFTSVCPKTGQPDYGTVVFTYVPDQRCVELKSLKMYLQRFRNEGIFYEAVTNRIMDDFLAVVKPRQAKIETRWTPRGGLCSNITVEYPERD
- a CDS encoding sugar phosphate isomerase/epimerase family protein produces the protein MTIPVLLSGFADEAANEKQAIQQYSAFAALGLKYYSIRFIDAGEGIKNVMALSESEIEHLVKLQGDYGLQVSSIGSPIGKVKLKDIDDGTSNKYVPFEEYLKSDVQTACDRAEAFGAKLIRGFAFYHPKGTKPEDHIDQVADQLGQIAEVCDQRGLTFGLEVEANLVGQTGPLLEAIATKVNHPAMLTIFDGANIVTQGFTPDETYGQYLAMKPSLGWVHIKDYHDPSPTARIEHVDEASLSNFVPADRGDSGHEAILRDMKDLLPELNQRMVSRGAAGVFMDLEPHVKGGGQFGGFSGPDGFGVALRGLCRVLDYVGIPYELRSFENIKGWA